The Prevotella melaninogenica genome window below encodes:
- a CDS encoding transcriptional regulator, which yields MKVGDNVLISPDLTHQTDWVKGKVIDVEQNQFVGVVISAETSDGDIFFGYEDLFKAAEVCMH from the coding sequence ATGAAAGTTGGTGATAACGTTTTGATTTCTCCCGACTTGACCCATCAGACAGATTGGGTTAAGGGAAAGGTTATCGACGTGGAACAAAATCAGTTTGTAGGGGTTGTTATCTCTGCTGAAACGTCTGATGGTGATATTTTCTTTGGGTACGAGGATTTATTTAAGGCTGCCGAAGTATGTATGCACTAA
- a CDS encoding virulence protein: MYALSFDMVVSDLKQYYGEPYNKAYYEIKSLLKDNGFTWVQGSTYLTANDDLTALVKVVMELSKIDWFKKSVRDLRGFKVESWSDFTSLVKNS, from the coding sequence ATGTATGCACTAAGTTTTGATATGGTTGTTTCTGACCTAAAGCAATACTACGGAGAGCCGTACAACAAAGCTTATTACGAAATAAAATCTTTGTTGAAAGACAATGGTTTTACGTGGGTTCAAGGCAGTACATACCTAACTGCAAACGATGACCTTACCGCACTTGTAAAAGTTGTTATGGAACTTTCCAAAATAGACTGGTTCAAGAAGTCGGTACGTGACTTGCGTGGGTTCAAGGTTGAAAGCTGGTCAGACTTCACAAGCCTTGTAAAAAACTCATAA
- a CDS encoding relaxase/mobilization nuclease domain-containing protein, which yields MSIIGKAESISHGRAAVKYAEEKQINGVDVADSFEMHGLSGETPEECFNEMRNWKNGTGHDNIKRDFLWLSFSPSKELIEQWGDDETKWKEAHSKWLQYLGVDNSQRITILHYGAENDIERTHLHDIINRIDLEGNVISDSQIGLRAKAAAEKVAREYGLKTAEDIGKEQRAVIKEKARNALRGLKNWSFDGFERAVEEQGLKIDRYYHHDESGTANVLQGYFLTDGVHRIKASKIDRNLTLARIENEWKKLQQELKQKQDEQRRIQEETRRKQDERADQPKVDTEEKRIKGWGRVFHR from the coding sequence ATGAGTATAATCGGAAAGGCGGAAAGTATCAGCCACGGCAGGGCAGCCGTGAAGTATGCAGAAGAAAAACAAATCAATGGGGTAGACGTTGCAGACAGCTTTGAGATGCACGGACTATCTGGAGAAACACCCGAAGAATGTTTCAATGAGATGAGGAACTGGAAGAACGGAACGGGACACGACAACATAAAGCGTGATTTCCTTTGGCTCTCCTTTTCTCCATCAAAGGAACTAATCGAGCAATGGGGCGATGATGAAACGAAGTGGAAAGAGGCACATAGTAAATGGCTCCAATATCTCGGAGTTGACAACTCGCAGCGTATTACTATACTGCACTATGGTGCTGAAAACGACATCGAGCGCACCCACCTGCACGACATCATAAACCGCATAGACCTTGAGGGAAACGTAATATCTGACAGCCAAATTGGACTGCGTGCAAAGGCAGCAGCCGAGAAAGTAGCCAGAGAATACGGATTAAAGACCGCAGAGGACATCGGAAAGGAACAGCGGGCAGTTATCAAGGAAAAGGCGAGAAATGCGCTCAGAGGGCTTAAAAATTGGTCTTTTGATGGTTTTGAACGTGCAGTTGAGGAACAAGGGCTAAAGATAGATAGATATTATCATCACGATGAAAGCGGAACGGCAAACGTTCTGCAGGGGTATTTCCTCACCGATGGAGTACACCGCATCAAGGCGAGCAAGATAGACAGAAACCTAACACTGGCAAGGATTGAAAACGAGTGGAAGAAATTACAACAAGAACTTAAACAGAAACAAGATGAACAGAGAAGAATACAAGAAGAAACTCGAAGAAAGCAAGACGAACGAGCAGACCAGCCAAAAGTCGATACCGAAGAAAAGCGTATCAAGGGTTGGGGCAGAGTGTTCCACCGATAA
- the mbpA gene encoding mobilization protein MbpA has protein sequence MNKEKDNKKTFRRTRQETSSPVRQTTLTFRVNDAERRIIEDRAKSCGKNVSEYLRQVVLSRTPRAAFTDDEREQLKVVSAMRYNLQQLNNYFHSQEWIMVKLQNERIISVLKKLLRV, from the coding sequence ATGAACAAGGAAAAAGACAATAAAAAGACCTTCCGACGAACACGGCAAGAAACATCTTCGCCAGTGCGTCAGACAACTCTCACTTTCCGTGTCAATGATGCCGAAAGACGTATCATTGAAGACAGAGCGAAGAGTTGCGGAAAGAACGTATCCGAATATCTTCGGCAAGTCGTTCTATCGAGAACACCACGTGCAGCGTTCACCGATGATGAACGTGAGCAGCTGAAAGTCGTATCTGCTATGCGATACAATCTACAGCAGCTTAACAACTATTTCCATAGCCAAGAATGGATAATGGTGAAACTACAAAACGAACGTATTATAAGTGTACTAAAAAAACTACTTAGAGTATGA
- a CDS encoding replication initiation protein encodes MARPVEENKNVIQSYMLTAARYDFSVYEKRILYRLVELAQAELQGKDFVEWIGMRVETNLFGDKDITMPVRCILANEEDKNYVLAKKAFKAMSSRTIEQTKGNVWYLDHMLERVRVNLGTGVAKFRVSPNVWNIVLDFTKGYRKYELKTTLQFKSVYSMRFYELLSGQTNPLDYSLEELRKMFSLEKKFKAVADIERYVLEVAQKELDESSPYSFTWKRQEVASRGRNGKKVVGYTFYPKYIQKNKDPQLEQKELQAKVGNIAGAYGMLDRAVSDYLLYNLNMTKEEINANKALFLTAQQTLPNLVEHLADLRERAARSGKGTGWIINGLKGKIKKGK; translated from the coding sequence ATGGCAAGACCTGTTGAAGAAAACAAGAATGTTATTCAGTCCTATATGCTTACGGCTGCTCGATACGATTTTAGTGTATATGAAAAGCGTATCTTATACCGCCTTGTGGAGTTGGCGCAAGCCGAATTGCAGGGCAAAGACTTTGTAGAATGGATTGGTATGAGAGTAGAAACAAATCTGTTCGGTGACAAGGATATCACAATGCCAGTGCGTTGTATTCTTGCCAACGAGGAAGACAAAAATTATGTTTTGGCAAAGAAAGCCTTTAAAGCTATGTCAAGCCGTACTATCGAGCAGACTAAAGGAAATGTTTGGTATCTCGACCACATGCTGGAGAGAGTAAGGGTAAATTTGGGTACTGGAGTAGCAAAATTCCGTGTATCTCCTAACGTCTGGAACATAGTGTTAGACTTCACAAAGGGGTATCGCAAATACGAATTAAAAACTACGTTGCAGTTCAAATCCGTCTACTCAATGCGTTTCTATGAACTTCTAAGCGGACAAACAAACCCCTTAGATTATTCTTTAGAGGAACTTCGTAAAATGTTCTCACTTGAGAAGAAATTTAAGGCTGTTGCTGATATCGAAAGATATGTTCTTGAAGTAGCCCAAAAGGAACTTGACGAAAGCAGCCCTTATTCGTTCACTTGGAAAAGGCAGGAAGTTGCATCGAGGGGGCGCAATGGAAAGAAAGTTGTCGGTTACACGTTCTATCCAAAGTATATTCAGAAGAACAAAGACCCACAGCTTGAACAGAAAGAACTGCAAGCAAAGGTTGGCAACATTGCAGGTGCTTATGGTATGCTTGACAGGGCTGTATCTGATTATCTTCTGTACAATCTGAATATGACCAAAGAGGAAATAAACGCTAACAAAGCTTTGTTCTTGACGGCTCAACAGACATTGCCAAACCTTGTCGAACACCTTGCAGACCTAAGAGAAAGAGCTGCACGAAGTGGCAAAGGCACCGGCTGGATCATCAACGGACTAAAGGGAAAAATAAAAAAGGGGAAATAA
- a CDS encoding Txe/YoeB family addiction module toxin, translated as MYELDFTEQSQKEIARLRKSDAQAYKKLKLLLAELREHPYTGTGHPHQLRYVDGMWSRKLDKKNRLRYIVNDTTIVVLVLSAMGHYDDK; from the coding sequence ATGTATGAATTAGATTTCACGGAACAATCCCAAAAGGAAATAGCCAGGCTAAGAAAGTCTGATGCGCAGGCATACAAAAAATTAAAACTTTTATTAGCCGAACTTCGGGAACATCCATACACTGGCACAGGACACCCACATCAGCTTCGTTATGTTGATGGCATGTGGTCGAGGAAACTCGATAAGAAGAACCGTCTGCGCTACATAGTTAACGATACGACAATCGTTGTACTTGTATTATCGGCTATGGGGCATTATGATGACAAGTAG